Proteins found in one Brachyspira murdochii DSM 12563 genomic segment:
- a CDS encoding DUF2262 domain-containing protein — translation MKNKDIKDFYENDYFSYESDCDLWNDEKISLLIDFGEEADKSKMLMKYLHKINEILKWIDEHKKDVSDFLINKQCLALAEEWVITGEQIDENAYKNQSGEIINIPIKDEDFFDAMYIDTILIDFDEDETRPDTTLHILFEPDYFKHHSLIVYIDGERKIEYGDIAG, via the coding sequence ATGAAGAATAAAGATATTAAAGATTTTTATGAAAATGACTACTTCTCGTACGAATCTGATTGTGATTTATGGAATGATGAAAAAATATCATTATTAATAGATTTTGGAGAAGAAGCTGATAAATCAAAAATGCTTATGAAATATTTACATAAAATTAATGAAATATTAAAATGGATTGATGAGCATAAAAAAGATGTTTCAGATTTTCTTATAAACAAACAGTGTTTGGCATTAGCTGAAGAATGGGTTATTACAGGCGAACAAATAGATGAAAATGCTTATAAAAATCAGTCTGGAGAAATTATAAATATACCTATTAAAGATGAAGATTTCTTTGATGCTATGTATATAGATACCATATTAATAGATTTTGATGAAGATGAAACAAGGCCTGATACTACACTGCATATACTATTTGAACCTGATTATTTTAAACATCACTCATTGATAGTTTATATAGACGGTGAAAGAAAGATAGAATACGGTGATATAGCCGGATAA
- a CDS encoding DNA alkylation repair protein, which yields MKDYIKNLEKEFSKITNGFKQIEKKALYDLKSNNNSYIKELAYTAYKSDLYQVRMYSVFLFGYLSEKKEILNFMKDVVSKDNNWRVQEILAKSFDEHCKMLGYEKSTSIIDEWLNNSNPNTRRAVTEGLRIWTNKPYFKENPSEAIKRLSNLKHDNSEYVRKSAGNALRDISKKYPKLIEEELNSWNLEIKEIKQVYKLANKFIKQ from the coding sequence TTGAAAGACTACATTAAAAATTTAGAAAAAGAATTTTCAAAAATAACCAACGGATTTAAACAAATAGAAAAAAAGGCATTATATGATTTAAAATCTAATAATAATTCTTATATTAAAGAATTAGCATACACAGCTTATAAATCAGATTTATATCAAGTAAGAATGTATTCAGTGTTTTTATTTGGTTATTTATCTGAAAAAAAAGAAATTCTTAATTTTATGAAAGATGTAGTTTCTAAAGATAATAATTGGAGAGTTCAGGAAATATTGGCAAAGTCTTTTGATGAACACTGTAAAATGTTAGGATATGAAAAATCTACATCAATTATTGATGAATGGTTAAATAATAGTAATCCTAATACAAGGCGTGCTGTAACTGAAGGTTTAAGAATATGGACAAATAAACCATATTTCAAAGAAAATCCTAGTGAAGCAATTAAAAGATTATCAAATCTAAAACATGATAATAGTGAATATGTTAGAAAATCTGCAGGTAATGCTTTAAGAGATATAAGCAAAAAATATCCAAAATTAATTGAAGAAGAATTAAATAGCTGGAATTTAGAAATAAAAGAAATAAAACAAGTTTATAAATTAGCAAACAAATTTATAAAACAATAA
- a CDS encoding HAD-IIA family hydrolase, whose product MISIISDMDGVIYRGNNLIDGAEDFIRMLLYKNVPFLFLTNNAEQTPRDLKRKLESLGVNGLEEKHFFTAAQATAIFLQRQLENGTAYVIGTGGLVSELYNVGYSINDVNPDYVVVGKTSAFNFDMLQKAVHLINKGARFIGCNPDIVDPAPNGELIPAVGPILAAIETATGKKPYIVGKPNPIMMSIAKNQINAHSENTLMVGDRMDTDILGGLGAGMKTALVLSGVTNREMIEGFPYRPNYIFNSVADINIDKF is encoded by the coding sequence ATGATTAGTATAATATCAGATATGGACGGAGTTATATACAGAGGAAATAATTTAATAGACGGAGCAGAAGATTTTATAAGAATGTTATTATATAAAAATGTGCCTTTTTTATTTTTAACAAATAATGCAGAGCAAACTCCAAGAGATTTAAAAAGAAAATTAGAATCATTGGGGGTAAACGGACTTGAAGAAAAACATTTCTTTACAGCAGCACAGGCAACGGCGATATTTTTACAAAGACAGCTTGAAAACGGAACTGCATATGTTATAGGTACAGGCGGACTTGTAAGCGAACTTTATAATGTAGGATATAGTATCAATGATGTTAATCCAGACTATGTAGTTGTTGGTAAAACAAGTGCTTTTAATTTTGATATGCTTCAGAAGGCTGTTCATCTTATAAATAAAGGAGCAAGATTTATAGGATGCAATCCAGATATAGTAGACCCAGCACCAAATGGTGAATTAATACCTGCTGTAGGACCTATACTTGCCGCTATAGAAACTGCTACAGGAAAAAAGCCTTATATTGTAGGAAAGCCCAACCCCATTATGATGTCTATTGCCAAAAACCAGATTAATGCTCATAGTGAAAATACACTTATGGTTGGCGACAGAATGGATACTGATATACTAGGAGGACTTGGAGCCGGAATGAAAACCGCTCTTGTACTTTCTGGTGTTACAAACAGAGAAATGATAGAAGGATTTCCTTACAGACCAAATTATATATTTAATTCTGTAGCTGATATAAATATAGACAAATTTTAA
- a CDS encoding MFS transporter: MSNLLFIIMTLLWLSLYVYIPYQVTYLSSINVNTSMIGIIIGVYGAAQMFLKFPFGLLNDYIGKCRSLIILAGFLTSLGGVIRLLNTNQYGFLIGGTLCGISASIWTVFMVLYASYFDKNEEYKATSKALVASVLGMFIAFLIAAISYNKLGIKFILLVSAVSGALVSLLGLFLKDSKHNKKMSFNDLFSVIKNKRLIVFSLLAAVMQGVQMSAVISFTLNRIKELGGSDNNVGMASIISMFFAIVGAFVPSKIKNENNIKKYIPISFIMMALYCIIVISVNNVLIVTASQILGGFSSGILASLLTSESVKEIDIDKKSSAMGFFQSIYSLGIFIFPIITGKLIELYSINLAYIVLAVIAFLSSVISISYYITSE, translated from the coding sequence ATGTCTAATTTATTATTTATTATAATGACGCTTTTATGGCTGTCATTATATGTTTATATACCATATCAGGTTACATATTTGTCTTCTATCAATGTAAATACATCTATGATAGGAATTATCATAGGTGTTTACGGTGCTGCTCAGATGTTTTTAAAATTTCCTTTCGGGCTTCTTAATGATTATATAGGAAAATGCCGTTCACTCATAATATTAGCAGGATTTCTAACTTCGCTTGGCGGAGTAATAAGATTATTAAATACAAATCAATACGGCTTTTTAATAGGCGGAACATTATGCGGAATATCAGCATCTATTTGGACAGTATTTATGGTCTTATATGCTTCGTATTTTGATAAAAATGAAGAATACAAAGCTACAAGCAAAGCATTAGTTGCAAGTGTTCTTGGTATGTTTATTGCTTTTTTAATAGCGGCTATTTCTTATAATAAACTTGGAATTAAATTTATTCTTCTTGTAAGTGCTGTATCTGGGGCATTGGTATCATTACTAGGACTATTCTTAAAAGACAGTAAGCATAATAAAAAAATGTCATTTAATGATTTATTTTCAGTTATAAAAAATAAAAGATTAATAGTATTTTCTCTGCTTGCTGCAGTTATGCAGGGAGTGCAGATGTCTGCTGTAATTTCTTTTACTTTAAATAGAATAAAAGAATTAGGCGGAAGTGATAATAATGTGGGAATGGCTTCTATAATAAGTATGTTCTTTGCTATAGTTGGTGCCTTTGTACCAAGTAAAATAAAAAATGAAAATAATATAAAGAAATACATACCTATATCATTTATAATGATGGCTTTGTACTGTATCATAGTTATATCAGTAAATAATGTATTAATAGTTACAGCTTCTCAGATTTTAGGAGGTTTTTCTTCCGGCATACTCGCATCGCTCCTTACAAGCGAGTCTGTAAAAGAAATAGATATAGATAAAAAATCATCTGCTATGGGATTTTTTCAATCAATATATTCATTGGGAATCTTTATATTTCCTATAATAACAGGCAAATTAATAGAATTATATTCTATAAACTTAGCGTATATTGTACTTGCAGTAATTGCTTTTTTATCATCTGTAATATCAATCTCTTATTATATTACAAGCGAATAA
- a CDS encoding DMT family transporter, with amino-acid sequence MSENKTSNSNNAGYILAILAVIIWSGNFVAARFLTHLTPIEISFYRWIVTFIVLTPFCMKKLIKNIKYIKGRWIKVIIISILGVTVFNTFVYLAAHTSNATNMSLLATLSPIIMAIISRIVWKTKLTINQKLGLLIVIIGVVILITKGSIDVLMNLKFAVGDLYMLFAVILFAVYTLTLKVRPKEISQSAFFYLMVIIGLIPLIAAMIFKYASNNAHTLDTKSALILIYVGVFPSALGFILWNMAIAKIGAIKGGIIYDAIPFFSSLEAVILLHENLLISQVIGGILILAGIIYSTIGDKIKKQNDI; translated from the coding sequence ATGTCAGAAAATAAAACATCAAACAGTAATAATGCTGGATATATACTTGCAATACTTGCAGTTATAATATGGAGCGGAAACTTTGTAGCAGCAAGATTTCTAACTCATCTAACACCAATAGAAATATCTTTTTACAGATGGATTGTAACATTTATAGTTCTAACACCATTTTGTATGAAAAAATTGATAAAAAACATAAAATATATAAAAGGCAGATGGATTAAAGTTATAATAATATCTATACTTGGTGTAACAGTATTTAATACATTTGTATATTTAGCAGCACATACAAGCAATGCTACAAATATGTCTTTGCTTGCCACATTATCACCAATCATAATGGCAATAATAAGCAGAATAGTATGGAAAACTAAATTGACTATTAATCAAAAATTGGGACTTCTTATCGTTATAATTGGTGTTGTTATACTAATAACAAAAGGAAGTATAGATGTGCTTATGAATTTAAAATTTGCCGTAGGAGATTTATACATGCTGTTTGCTGTTATATTATTTGCTGTATATACTTTAACTCTAAAAGTAAGACCTAAGGAGATTTCACAGTCAGCATTTTTTTATCTTATGGTAATAATAGGACTTATACCTCTGATAGCAGCAATGATTTTTAAATACGCTTCAAACAATGCACATACTTTAGATACAAAGTCAGCATTGATATTAATATACGTAGGAGTATTTCCTTCTGCTTTGGGTTTTATACTATGGAACATGGCTATTGCCAAAATAGGTGCTATAAAGGGAGGTATAATATATGATGCTATACCGTTTTTTTCATCTTTAGAAGCTGTTATACTTTTGCATGAAAATCTGTTAATATCTCAGGTTATAGGCGGAATATTAATACTTGCCGGAATAATATACAGTACAATAGGAGATAAAATCAAAAAGCAGAATGATATTTAA
- a CDS encoding DUF2147 domain-containing protein has product MKRKIFILLVLLVFSNLLLLAQSADDVVGLWYSEKDSQGLIPVVEIYKENGKYYGYFFDYKGGYNGPEKKDVKNPNKELRELPLKGLVYLMGLSFENGEWKGGKIYNPYDGKTYNGKMSLSEDKKTLTVRGSLDKAGVFGKSMKWTKVPDSEKSQYKPLNRSDLRKFN; this is encoded by the coding sequence ATGAAGAGAAAAATTTTTATTTTATTGGTACTTTTAGTTTTTTCAAATTTACTGCTTTTAGCTCAAAGTGCTGATGATGTTGTAGGGCTTTGGTATTCTGAGAAAGATTCACAAGGTTTGATACCCGTTGTAGAAATTTATAAAGAAAATGGTAAATACTATGGTTACTTTTTCGATTATAAAGGCGGATACAATGGACCTGAAAAAAAAGATGTAAAAAATCCTAATAAAGAATTAAGAGAACTTCCTTTAAAAGGTTTAGTTTATTTAATGGGACTTTCTTTTGAAAACGGAGAGTGGAAAGGCGGAAAAATATATAATCCTTATGATGGTAAAACATATAACGGCAAAATGTCTTTATCAGAAGATAAAAAAACTCTCACTGTAAGAGGTTCTTTAGATAAAGCAGGTGTATTTGGTAAGTCTATGAAATGGACTAAAGTGCCTGATTCTGAAAAATCACAGTACAAGCCTTTAAATAGGTCTGATTTGAGAAAGTTTAACTGA
- a CDS encoding DUF2147 domain-containing protein codes for MKNKIITILIFTFLFNVLAFAQNADDITGLWYSQADSQNRVSVVEIYKENNKYYAYSFAYKNSNDIVNDVNNPKKELRNLPLKGLVYLYDLEFVNGEWKNGKIYNPDDGKTYHAKVTLSDNGTEIKIRASADGAGIFGKTITWKKLSSSDAAKYKPLNKGELRKLN; via the coding sequence ATGAAAAATAAAATAATTACAATATTAATTTTTACATTTTTGTTTAATGTATTAGCCTTTGCTCAGAATGCTGATGATATAACAGGTTTATGGTACAGTCAGGCAGATTCTCAAAATAGAGTATCTGTAGTTGAAATATATAAAGAAAATAACAAATATTATGCTTATTCATTTGCTTATAAAAATTCAAATGATATAGTAAACGATGTTAATAATCCAAAAAAAGAGTTAAGAAACTTACCTTTAAAAGGACTCGTTTATTTATATGATTTAGAGTTTGTTAATGGGGAATGGAAAAATGGAAAAATATACAATCCAGATGATGGTAAAACTTATCATGCCAAGGTAACTTTATCAGATAATGGTACAGAAATAAAAATAAGAGCTAGTGCTGACGGAGCAGGAATATTTGGAAAAACCATAACATGGAAGAAATTGTCAAGCAGTGATGCTGCTAAATACAAACCTCTAAATAAAGGTGAATTAAGAAAGTTAAATTAA
- a CDS encoding phytoene desaturase family protein has protein sequence MTNNKYDIVIIGSGLGGLTSGAYLAKQGKKVLVLESHNIVGGCATGYKRKNVKFEVGLHELDMAKKNREMKHVIFSKLGLYDRVDLVQLPQTWRIKTESTDLVIPEGYENAINTLEKEFPEEKEGIKKYFSGLSRMMYMIRRVPYDLKFWDYFFFPVTTLPMILYQLFKQKNTGDVLDSIIKSDKLKRILNINITYYHQNPYEFTWYYHACAQGAYYNSAYFIKGGSQNLSNALADIIKENGGEIKVSSEVKKINVKGNIAEGVTYYDKRAKEEITVNADYVIANAAPQIVYDELLPKGYEDKRIKKLKNSVSLYTVYIIFKKKFSELYPNNAYSTFITTEKTLNTNFKEDGKGQRHIPVEDRNFVFVDYSAIDSGLVEEGDNRSFAVLTGPSFLDEWKDLSDEEYKARKKEMAEKLIDRAEQHYPGFRDNIEYYEVATPKTIKRYIKTPDGTPYGFVQDTYLKKSRCVRVSPTVKNLHFASAWNFPGGGFTGALLSGYLAARNILFPLKPYIVLRFLLCGVVGAAIGTAYQWIPALINLFK, from the coding sequence ATGACTAACAATAAATATGATATAGTAATAATAGGTTCTGGTTTGGGAGGATTAACTTCAGGAGCCTATTTAGCAAAACAAGGAAAAAAAGTATTAGTATTAGAAAGCCATAATATAGTAGGAGGATGTGCTACAGGATACAAAAGAAAAAATGTAAAATTTGAAGTAGGGCTTCATGAATTGGATATGGCTAAAAAAAACAGAGAGATGAAGCATGTAATATTCAGCAAATTAGGTCTTTATGACAGAGTTGATCTAGTACAGCTTCCTCAAACTTGGAGAATAAAAACAGAATCTACAGACTTGGTTATACCTGAAGGCTATGAGAATGCTATAAATACTTTAGAAAAAGAGTTTCCAGAAGAGAAAGAAGGCATAAAAAAATATTTTTCAGGACTTTCAAGAATGATGTATATGATAAGAAGAGTACCTTATGACTTGAAGTTTTGGGATTATTTCTTCTTTCCAGTAACAACACTTCCTATGATTTTATATCAATTGTTTAAGCAGAAAAATACTGGAGATGTTTTGGATTCTATAATAAAAAGTGATAAGTTAAAAAGAATATTGAATATAAATATTACTTACTATCACCAAAACCCATATGAGTTTACTTGGTATTATCATGCTTGTGCTCAGGGTGCTTATTATAACTCTGCTTATTTTATTAAAGGAGGCAGTCAGAACTTATCAAATGCTTTAGCTGATATAATAAAAGAAAACGGAGGGGAGATAAAAGTTTCTTCAGAAGTTAAGAAAATAAATGTAAAAGGAAATATTGCTGAGGGAGTAACTTATTATGATAAAAGAGCAAAAGAGGAAATTACAGTTAATGCTGATTATGTAATAGCAAATGCAGCTCCTCAAATAGTTTATGATGAATTATTACCTAAAGGATATGAAGATAAGAGAATAAAGAAACTTAAAAACTCAGTATCACTTTATACAGTTTACATAATATTTAAGAAAAAATTCTCAGAGCTTTATCCTAATAATGCATACTCCACATTTATAACTACAGAAAAAACTTTAAATACAAACTTCAAAGAAGATGGCAAAGGACAGAGACATATACCAGTAGAAGACAGAAACTTTGTATTTGTAGATTATTCTGCTATTGACAGCGGACTTGTAGAGGAGGGTGATAACCGCTCATTTGCCGTACTTACAGGACCTTCATTCTTAGACGAATGGAAAGATTTGAGCGATGAAGAATATAAAGCAAGAAAAAAGGAGATGGCTGAAAAATTAATTGACAGAGCAGAACAGCATTATCCGGGATTTAGAGATAATATAGAGTATTATGAAGTAGCTACTCCTAAAACAATTAAGAGATACATAAAAACTCCAGACGGTACTCCTTACGGATTTGTACAGGATACTTACTTGAAAAAAAGCAGATGCGTAAGAGTATCGCCTACAGTGAAAAACTTACATTTTGCTAGTGCTTGGAACTTCCCAGGCGGAGGATTCACAGGTGCTTTATTAAGCGGATATTTAGCAGCACGCAATATATTATTCCCATTAAAACCTTATATAGTGCTTAGATTTTTATTATGCGGTGTTGTTGGAGCTGCTATAGGTACAGCTTATCAATGGATACCAGCCTTAATTAATTTGTTTAAGTAA